A single genomic interval of Candidatus Bathyarchaeum sp. harbors:
- a CDS encoding DUF1638 domain-containing protein → MTRNTRPLLLSCGILRAEIERLINEKQLDVDVIFLDAGLHAVYSDLEKAVTTALEKHSKDPKKGIVVIYGDMCHPRLKKIVNNYDNAVKVDALNCIDCLFGGHQKLLEADPKYSHFYLSPGWMPSNLKKTKNFKEIFDWNLADIKEQFKELDGLIIVDSLGNLNELKSDIEEFSSNSGLEVKEQKTVGLAGLKYVIKEAVKKLQEKSS, encoded by the coding sequence TTGACCCGCAACACCCGTCCCCTTCTTCTTTCTTGCGGTATTTTACGTGCAGAAATTGAAAGGCTCATCAACGAAAAACAACTTGACGTTGATGTCATATTTTTAGATGCTGGTCTGCACGCAGTTTATTCTGACCTAGAAAAAGCAGTAACCACTGCTCTAGAAAAACACTCAAAAGACCCCAAAAAGGGCATAGTTGTCATTTACGGGGACATGTGTCATCCAAGGCTCAAAAAAATAGTCAACAACTATGACAATGCCGTTAAAGTTGACGCCCTGAATTGCATTGACTGTTTGTTTGGAGGACACCAAAAACTTCTGGAAGCTGACCCGAAATATAGTCACTTCTATTTGTCACCGGGCTGGATGCCGTCTAACCTGAAGAAAACTAAGAACTTTAAAGAAATTTTTGATTGGAACTTGGCAGATATCAAAGAGCAATTTAAGGAACTTGATGGTTTGATTATTGTAGATTCTTTAGGTAACTTGAATGAACTGAAAAGTGACATAGAAGAATTCAGTTCCAACAGCGGTCTTGAAGTCAAAGAACAAAAAACAGTTGGATTAGCTGGATTAAAATATGTAATAAAGGAAGCCGTCAAAAAACTTCAAGAAAAAAGCTCGTAA
- a CDS encoding inositol-3-phosphate synthase yields MGKIRVGVIGVGNCFAGLAQGIEIYKRNKIEKLGLMHEKIGGYGLEDLEFVCAFDVGQNKVGRPLDEAIFSDPNYVDWVDNVSNCTSRKVKESPILDGVGIYVAAMIKPINQTKTIEELEKEVIEEIELTKPQILINYLPVGSQKAVEFWANIALKTKCAFINCMPVFIASNKQWLKKFEDAKLPIVGDDVKGVIGATITHRTLAKLCVDRGATIDRTYQINVGGNTDFANMLERERLESKKISKTESVQSQIPEKQRLNAKDIYIGPSDFIPFLGNTKLAFIRIEGRMFANIPYNMEIRLDVDDKANSGGVAIDAIRCAQLALDKGVSGNLKYVSAYLMKHPMEQMGDEDAREHLDAWIAELEKQ; encoded by the coding sequence ATGGGCAAAATCAGGGTTGGCGTAATTGGAGTAGGAAACTGTTTTGCAGGTTTAGCTCAAGGAATCGAAATCTACAAACGAAACAAAATTGAAAAACTCGGTTTAATGCACGAAAAAATCGGAGGCTATGGACTAGAAGACCTAGAATTTGTTTGTGCCTTCGACGTGGGACAAAACAAAGTCGGTAGACCCCTAGATGAAGCAATCTTTTCTGACCCCAACTATGTAGATTGGGTTGATAATGTATCTAATTGCACCTCAAGAAAGGTCAAAGAAAGCCCAATTCTTGACGGGGTAGGAATCTATGTTGCCGCCATGATTAAACCAATCAACCAAACCAAAACCATCGAAGAACTAGAAAAAGAAGTAATCGAAGAAATCGAACTAACCAAACCCCAAATCCTAATCAACTATTTGCCTGTAGGCAGCCAAAAAGCTGTAGAATTCTGGGCAAACATCGCCCTGAAAACTAAATGTGCATTCATCAACTGTATGCCGGTTTTCATTGCCTCAAATAAACAATGGCTCAAAAAGTTTGAAGACGCAAAACTGCCTATCGTCGGCGACGACGTGAAAGGCGTAATCGGTGCAACCATCACTCATCGAACCCTTGCCAAACTTTGTGTGGACCGTGGGGCAACCATCGATAGAACATACCAAATCAATGTTGGTGGAAACACGGACTTTGCTAACATGCTTGAAAGGGAAAGGCTGGAAAGCAAAAAAATCAGCAAAACTGAATCTGTGCAAAGTCAAATTCCAGAAAAACAGCGCCTCAACGCCAAAGACATCTATATTGGACCAAGCGACTTTATCCCCTTTTTGGGTAACACTAAACTTGCATTCATCAGAATTGAAGGACGAATGTTTGCAAACATTCCGTACAACATGGAAATCCGCCTCGACGTAGACGACAAAGCCAACTCCGGCGGAGTAGCAATCGACGCCATCCGATGTGCACAACTAGCCTTAGACAAAGGTGTAAGTGGCAACCTCAAGTATGTTTCAGCGTATTTGATGAAACACCCAATGGAACAAATGGGCGACGAAGACGCCAGAGAACATTTGGACGCGTGGATTGCAGAACTAGAAAAACAGTAG